A genome region from Triticum aestivum cultivar Chinese Spring chromosome 2B, IWGSC CS RefSeq v2.1, whole genome shotgun sequence includes the following:
- the LOC123046015 gene encoding peroxisomal membrane protein 11-4 gives MSGGGAGDTLDKLVVFLAKRDGVDKLVKTYQYVAKLAHWAAETSHPGLAGRAKSWETAAGLSRKVFRSGRSLTGFNALRRSPGEFGALAVLANAGEMVYFFFDHFTWLSRVGVLEPWLARRASFVSAFGECVGYVFFIAMDFIMIRRGIRRERALLRGGEGKEEEREGEVRRIRADRVMRLMGTAANLADLVIAVADIEPNPFCNHAVTLGISGLVSAWAGWYRNWPS, from the coding sequence atgagcggcggcggcgccggcgacacGCTGGACAAGCTGGTGGTGTTCCTGGCGAAGCGCGACGGCGTCGACAAGCTGGTGAAGACGTACCAGTACGTGGCGAAGCTGGCGCACTGGGCGGCGGAGACGTCGCACCCGGGGCTGGCGGGGCGCGCCAAGAGCTGGGAGACGGCGGCCGGGCTGAGCCGCAAGGTGTTCCGGTCGGGCCGGTCACTGACGGGCTTCAACGCGCTGCGGCGGTCCCCGGGGGAGTTCGGCGCGCTGGCCGTGCTGGCCAACGCCGGCGAGATGGTCTACTTCTTCTTCGACCACTTCACGTGGCTGTCGCGCGTGGGCGTGCTGGAGCCCTGGCTGGCGCGCCGCGCGAGCTTCGTGTCGGCGTTCGGCGAGTGCGTCGGCTACGTCTTCTTCATCGCCATGGACTTCATCATGATCAGGCGCGGGATCAGGCGGGAGAGGGCGCTGCTGCGCGGCggcgaggggaaggaggaggagagggagggcgaGGTGCGGAGGATCCGGGCGGACCGGGTGATGCGGCTCATGGGGACGGCGGCCAACCTGGCGGACCTGGTCATCGCCGTCGCGGACATCGAGCCCAACCCGTTCTGCAACCACGCCGTCACGCTGGGGATCAGCGGCCTCGTCTCCGCCTGGGCTGGGTGGTATAGGAACTGGCCGTCGTGA
- the LOC123046014 gene encoding ATP-dependent DNA helicase DDM1 isoform X2 has protein sequence MATAIHDGNGDAGHFGEVDKVGVANQTNAEKMFEAENEKASDFVDASTSLPVKLEASCVGVLVHPIVKAMKAEEQPLHSTNEETSDEFLDVNSSVPIDLEAKNDDASFITEVMTKEEQQLYEARLKVEEEEARKREQAARLALDPNACFSKLDELLTETQLYSEFLLEKMEQFTDNFVEVKDEEESVEDKKKGCGRKRKVNSKPQYNDKKAKTAVAAMLTRSREDRSAYDDALTEEERWEKEQANLVPLMTGGQLKSYQIKGVKWLISLWQNGLNGILADQMGLGKTIQTIGFLTHLKGNGMHGPYMIIAPLSTLSNWVNEISRFVPSLTGLIYHGDKVARAEIRRKFRPKTVGPDFPIIITSYEMAMSDAKFLARYKWKYVVVDEGHRLKNSKCKLLRKLKRIPMANKLLLTGTPLQNNLAELWSLLNFILPDIFSSHQEFESWFDFSGKGDEEQQEEADEKKRVLVVSKLHAILRPFLLRRMKVDVEQMLPRKKEIIIYANMTAHQKQIQTHLIEKTFDNYLFESTDIVLRRPGMKMKLNNLMIQLRKNCAHPDLFNAAFDSTSLYPPTDKLLEQCGKFQLFDRLLESLLKRRHKVLIFSQWTKVLDIIEYYLYMKGLNICRIDGSVKLEDRMRQIAEFNDLNSSMNVFILSTRAGGLGINLASADTCILYDSDWNPQMDLQAMDRCHRIGQTRPVHVYRLATSNSVEGRIIKRAFGKLKLEHVVIGKGQFEQNSAKPNVLDEEELLALLRDERDEEDRMIQTDISDEDLLKVMDRSDLTGPPAAADAPPLIPLKGPGWEVVMASKSGGGVLSALTS, from the exons atggcgacggcgattCATGACGGCAACGGCGACGCAG GTCATTTTGGAGAAGTAGACAAAGTTGGGGTAGCAAACCAGACCAATGCTGAG AAAATGTTCGAAGCCGAGAATGAGAAAGCCAGTGATTTTGTTGATGCAAGTACGTCTCTGCCTGTTAAGCTTGAGGCCAGCTGCGTTGGGGTACTGGTACACCCCATTGTCAAGGCGATGAAGGCTGAAGAGCAGCCATTGCACTCCACCAATGAGGAGACATCCGATGAGTTCTTGGATGTAAATTCATCTGTACCTATTGACCTTGAGGCCAAGAACGATGATGCATCCTTCATTACAGAGGTGATGACGAAGGAGGAACAGCAGCTATATGAGGCTCGGCTTaaggtagaggaagaagaggctagAAAAAGAGAACAAGCGGCAAGACTTGCTTTAGATCCTAATGCATGTTTTAGCAAGTTGGATGAGCTGCTGACAGAGACACAGCTTTATTCAGAATTTCTACTTGAAAAAATGGAGCAATTTACAGAT AATTTTGTTGAAGTTAAAGATGAAGAGGAGTCTGTGGAAGACAAGAAGAAAGGATGTGGCAGAAAGAGGAAAGTAAATTCTAAGCCACAATACAATGAT AAGAAGGCTAAGACAGCAGTGGCTGCCATGCTCACAAGATCTCGTGAAGATCGTTCTGCTTATGATGACGCTCTCacagaagaagaaagatgggaaaAAGAGCAAGCCAACCTTGTACCATTAATGACTGGCGGGCAGTTGAAATCTTACCAGATAAAGGGTGTGAAGTGGCTAATATCACTGTGGCAGAATGGGCTGAATGGGATACTAGCTGATCAAATGGGCCTTGGGAAAACAATCCAGACAATTGGATTTCTTACCCATCTTAAAGGGAATGGTATGCATGGTCCATACATGATAATTGCTCCTCTTTCCACTCTCTCAAATTGGGTGAATGAAATCTCAAG GTTTGTTCCATCTCTTACTGGCCTGATTTACCATGGAGATAAAGTGGCTCGGGCAGAGATAAGGAGAAAATTCAGGCCCAAAACTGTTGGCCCCGATTTCCCAATAATAATTACTTCATATGAGATGGCCATGTCAGATGCAAAATTTCTTGCTCGTTATAAGTGGAAATATGTTGTTGTGGATGAG GGACATCGGTTGAAAAATTCTAAATGTAAATTATTGAGAAAGTTAAAGCGCATACCAATGGCCAATAAACTTCTTTTGACTGGGACACCTCTTCAGAATAACCTGGCAGAATTGTGGTCGTTATTGAATTTCATTTTGCCTGATATATTCTCGTCCCATCAGGAATTTGAGTCATG GTTTGATTTTTCTGGGAAAGGAGATGAGGAACAGCAGGAAGAAGCTGATGAGAAGAAAAGAGTCCTTGTTGTTTCAAAGCTTCATGCCATTTTGCGCCCATTCCTTTTAAGACGGATGAAGGTGGATGTGGAACAGATGCTTCCACGGAAGAAAGAGATAATCATTTATGCTAACATGACTGCGCATCAGAAGCAAATCCAGACTCACTTGATTGAAAAGACATTTGACAACTACTTGTTTGAGAGCACAGACATAG TGTTGCGGAGACCTGGCATGAAGATGAAGCTAAATAACCTAATGATTCAGCTGAGGAAGAACTGTGCCCATCCTGATCTTTTCAATGCTGCATTTGACTCAACAA GCCTTTATCCACCTACCGATAAGCTTCTGGAACAATGTGGTAAATTTCAGCTGTTTGACAGGTTACTGGAGTCCCTACTCAAACGAAGGCACAAG GTTCTAATATTTTCACAGTGGACAAAAGTTTTGGACATAATAGAATATTATTTGTATATGAAAGGCCTGAATATTTGCAGAATTGATGGTAGTGTTAAATTAGAAGACAGGATGAGACAG ATAGCAGAGTTTAATGACTTGAACAGCAGTATGAATGTCTTTATTCTGAGCACTCGTGCCGGTGGGCTTGGCATCAATCTTGCTTCTGCTGATACATGTATCCTGTATGACAGTGACTGG AATCCTCAGATGGATTTGCAGGCCATGGATCGATGCCACCGGATTGGTCAAACGCGCCCAGTGCATGTTTATCGGTTGGCAACATCCAACTCTGTTGAG GGACGGATTATCAAGAGAGCTTTTGGAAAGCTGAAGCTAGAGCACGTTGTGATCGGGAAGGGACAGTTTGAACAAAATAGCGCGAAGCCTAACGTCTTAGAT GAGGAGGAGCTGCTTGCGCTGCTGAGGGACGAGCGGGACGAGGAAGACAGGATGATCCAGACCGACATCAGCGACGAGGACCTTTTGAAGGTGATGGACCGGAGCGACCTCACCgggccgcctgccgccgccgatgCCCCCCCTCTTATCCCCCTGAAAGGGCCTGGCTGGGAGGTCGTGATGGCCTCCAAGAGCGGTGGTGGCGTGCTCTCGGCGCTCACCAGCTGA
- the LOC123046014 gene encoding ATP-dependent DNA helicase DDM1 isoform X1, with protein sequence MATAIHDGNGDAGHFGEVDKVGVANQTNAEKMFEAENEKASDFVDASTSLPVKLEASCVGVLVHPIVKAMKAEEQPLHSTNEETSDEFLDVNSSVPIDLEAKNDDASFITEVMTKEEQQLYEARLKVEEEEARKREQAARLALDPNACFSKLDELLTETQLYSEFLLEKMEQFTDNFVEVKDEEESVEDKKKGCGRKRKVNSKPQYNDKKAKTAVAAMLTRSREDRSAYDDALTEEERWEKEQANLVPLMTGGQLKSYQIKGVKWLISLWQNGLNGILADQMGLGKTIQTIGFLTHLKGNGMHGPYMIIAPLSTLSNWVNEISRFVPSLTGLIYHGDKVARAEIRRKFRPKTVGPDFPIIITSYEMAMSDAKFLARYKWKYVVVDEGHRLKNSKCKLLRKLKRIPMANKLLLTGTPLQNNLAELWSLLNFILPDIFSSHQEFESWFDFSGKGDEEQQEEADEKKRVLVVSKLHAILRPFLLRRMKVDVEQMLPRKKEIIIYANMTAHQKQIQTHLIEKTFDNYLFESTDIVLRRPGMKMKLNNLMIQLRKNCAHPDLFNAAFDSTSLYPPTDKLLEQCGKFQLFDRLLESLLKRRHKVLIFSQWTKVLDIIEYYLYMKGLNICRIDGSVKLEDRMRQIAEFNDLNSSMNVFILSTRAGGLGINLASADTCILYDSDWNPQMDLQAMDRCHRIGQTRPVHVYRLATSNSVEVWMDDLQTLARLYFVASLLTYSLSQGRIIKRAFGKLKLEHVVIGKGQFEQNSAKPNVLDEEELLALLRDERDEEDRMIQTDISDEDLLKVMDRSDLTGPPAAADAPPLIPLKGPGWEVVMASKSGGGVLSALTS encoded by the exons atggcgacggcgattCATGACGGCAACGGCGACGCAG GTCATTTTGGAGAAGTAGACAAAGTTGGGGTAGCAAACCAGACCAATGCTGAG AAAATGTTCGAAGCCGAGAATGAGAAAGCCAGTGATTTTGTTGATGCAAGTACGTCTCTGCCTGTTAAGCTTGAGGCCAGCTGCGTTGGGGTACTGGTACACCCCATTGTCAAGGCGATGAAGGCTGAAGAGCAGCCATTGCACTCCACCAATGAGGAGACATCCGATGAGTTCTTGGATGTAAATTCATCTGTACCTATTGACCTTGAGGCCAAGAACGATGATGCATCCTTCATTACAGAGGTGATGACGAAGGAGGAACAGCAGCTATATGAGGCTCGGCTTaaggtagaggaagaagaggctagAAAAAGAGAACAAGCGGCAAGACTTGCTTTAGATCCTAATGCATGTTTTAGCAAGTTGGATGAGCTGCTGACAGAGACACAGCTTTATTCAGAATTTCTACTTGAAAAAATGGAGCAATTTACAGAT AATTTTGTTGAAGTTAAAGATGAAGAGGAGTCTGTGGAAGACAAGAAGAAAGGATGTGGCAGAAAGAGGAAAGTAAATTCTAAGCCACAATACAATGAT AAGAAGGCTAAGACAGCAGTGGCTGCCATGCTCACAAGATCTCGTGAAGATCGTTCTGCTTATGATGACGCTCTCacagaagaagaaagatgggaaaAAGAGCAAGCCAACCTTGTACCATTAATGACTGGCGGGCAGTTGAAATCTTACCAGATAAAGGGTGTGAAGTGGCTAATATCACTGTGGCAGAATGGGCTGAATGGGATACTAGCTGATCAAATGGGCCTTGGGAAAACAATCCAGACAATTGGATTTCTTACCCATCTTAAAGGGAATGGTATGCATGGTCCATACATGATAATTGCTCCTCTTTCCACTCTCTCAAATTGGGTGAATGAAATCTCAAG GTTTGTTCCATCTCTTACTGGCCTGATTTACCATGGAGATAAAGTGGCTCGGGCAGAGATAAGGAGAAAATTCAGGCCCAAAACTGTTGGCCCCGATTTCCCAATAATAATTACTTCATATGAGATGGCCATGTCAGATGCAAAATTTCTTGCTCGTTATAAGTGGAAATATGTTGTTGTGGATGAG GGACATCGGTTGAAAAATTCTAAATGTAAATTATTGAGAAAGTTAAAGCGCATACCAATGGCCAATAAACTTCTTTTGACTGGGACACCTCTTCAGAATAACCTGGCAGAATTGTGGTCGTTATTGAATTTCATTTTGCCTGATATATTCTCGTCCCATCAGGAATTTGAGTCATG GTTTGATTTTTCTGGGAAAGGAGATGAGGAACAGCAGGAAGAAGCTGATGAGAAGAAAAGAGTCCTTGTTGTTTCAAAGCTTCATGCCATTTTGCGCCCATTCCTTTTAAGACGGATGAAGGTGGATGTGGAACAGATGCTTCCACGGAAGAAAGAGATAATCATTTATGCTAACATGACTGCGCATCAGAAGCAAATCCAGACTCACTTGATTGAAAAGACATTTGACAACTACTTGTTTGAGAGCACAGACATAG TGTTGCGGAGACCTGGCATGAAGATGAAGCTAAATAACCTAATGATTCAGCTGAGGAAGAACTGTGCCCATCCTGATCTTTTCAATGCTGCATTTGACTCAACAA GCCTTTATCCACCTACCGATAAGCTTCTGGAACAATGTGGTAAATTTCAGCTGTTTGACAGGTTACTGGAGTCCCTACTCAAACGAAGGCACAAG GTTCTAATATTTTCACAGTGGACAAAAGTTTTGGACATAATAGAATATTATTTGTATATGAAAGGCCTGAATATTTGCAGAATTGATGGTAGTGTTAAATTAGAAGACAGGATGAGACAG ATAGCAGAGTTTAATGACTTGAACAGCAGTATGAATGTCTTTATTCTGAGCACTCGTGCCGGTGGGCTTGGCATCAATCTTGCTTCTGCTGATACATGTATCCTGTATGACAGTGACTGG AATCCTCAGATGGATTTGCAGGCCATGGATCGATGCCACCGGATTGGTCAAACGCGCCCAGTGCATGTTTATCGGTTGGCAACATCCAACTCTGTTGAGGTATGGATGGATGACCTTCAGACTCTTGCTAGGCTGTATTTCGTGGCATCGCTGCTCACCTACTCATTGTCGCAGGGACGGATTATCAAGAGAGCTTTTGGAAAGCTGAAGCTAGAGCACGTTGTGATCGGGAAGGGACAGTTTGAACAAAATAGCGCGAAGCCTAACGTCTTAGAT GAGGAGGAGCTGCTTGCGCTGCTGAGGGACGAGCGGGACGAGGAAGACAGGATGATCCAGACCGACATCAGCGACGAGGACCTTTTGAAGGTGATGGACCGGAGCGACCTCACCgggccgcctgccgccgccgatgCCCCCCCTCTTATCCCCCTGAAAGGGCCTGGCTGGGAGGTCGTGATGGCCTCCAAGAGCGGTGGTGGCGTGCTCTCGGCGCTCACCAGCTGA
- the LOC123046014 gene encoding ATP-dependent DNA helicase DDM1 isoform X3 produces the protein MATAIHDGNGDAGHFGEVDKVGVANQTNAEKMFEAENEKASDFVDASTSLPVKLEASCVGVLVHPIVKAMKAEEQPLHSTNEETSDEFLDVNSSVPIDLEAKNDDASFITEVMTKEEQQLYEARLKVEEEEARKREQAARLALDPNACFSKLDELLTETQLYSEFLLEKMEQFTDNFVEVKDEEESVEDKKKGCGRKRKVNSKPQYNDKAKTAVAAMLTRSREDRSAYDDALTEEERWEKEQANLVPLMTGGQLKSYQIKGVKWLISLWQNGLNGILADQMGLGKTIQTIGFLTHLKGNGMHGPYMIIAPLSTLSNWVNEISRFVPSLTGLIYHGDKVARAEIRRKFRPKTVGPDFPIIITSYEMAMSDAKFLARYKWKYVVVDEGHRLKNSKCKLLRKLKRIPMANKLLLTGTPLQNNLAELWSLLNFILPDIFSSHQEFESWFDFSGKGDEEQQEEADEKKRVLVVSKLHAILRPFLLRRMKVDVEQMLPRKKEIIIYANMTAHQKQIQTHLIEKTFDNYLFESTDIVLRRPGMKMKLNNLMIQLRKNCAHPDLFNAAFDSTSLYPPTDKLLEQCGKFQLFDRLLESLLKRRHKVLIFSQWTKVLDIIEYYLYMKGLNICRIDGSVKLEDRMRQIAEFNDLNSSMNVFILSTRAGGLGINLASADTCILYDSDWNPQMDLQAMDRCHRIGQTRPVHVYRLATSNSVEGRIIKRAFGKLKLEHVVIGKGQFEQNSAKPNVLDEEELLALLRDERDEEDRMIQTDISDEDLLKVMDRSDLTGPPAAADAPPLIPLKGPGWEVVMASKSGGGVLSALTS, from the exons atggcgacggcgattCATGACGGCAACGGCGACGCAG GTCATTTTGGAGAAGTAGACAAAGTTGGGGTAGCAAACCAGACCAATGCTGAG AAAATGTTCGAAGCCGAGAATGAGAAAGCCAGTGATTTTGTTGATGCAAGTACGTCTCTGCCTGTTAAGCTTGAGGCCAGCTGCGTTGGGGTACTGGTACACCCCATTGTCAAGGCGATGAAGGCTGAAGAGCAGCCATTGCACTCCACCAATGAGGAGACATCCGATGAGTTCTTGGATGTAAATTCATCTGTACCTATTGACCTTGAGGCCAAGAACGATGATGCATCCTTCATTACAGAGGTGATGACGAAGGAGGAACAGCAGCTATATGAGGCTCGGCTTaaggtagaggaagaagaggctagAAAAAGAGAACAAGCGGCAAGACTTGCTTTAGATCCTAATGCATGTTTTAGCAAGTTGGATGAGCTGCTGACAGAGACACAGCTTTATTCAGAATTTCTACTTGAAAAAATGGAGCAATTTACAGAT AATTTTGTTGAAGTTAAAGATGAAGAGGAGTCTGTGGAAGACAAGAAGAAAGGATGTGGCAGAAAGAGGAAAGTAAATTCTAAGCCACAATACAATGAT AAGGCTAAGACAGCAGTGGCTGCCATGCTCACAAGATCTCGTGAAGATCGTTCTGCTTATGATGACGCTCTCacagaagaagaaagatgggaaaAAGAGCAAGCCAACCTTGTACCATTAATGACTGGCGGGCAGTTGAAATCTTACCAGATAAAGGGTGTGAAGTGGCTAATATCACTGTGGCAGAATGGGCTGAATGGGATACTAGCTGATCAAATGGGCCTTGGGAAAACAATCCAGACAATTGGATTTCTTACCCATCTTAAAGGGAATGGTATGCATGGTCCATACATGATAATTGCTCCTCTTTCCACTCTCTCAAATTGGGTGAATGAAATCTCAAG GTTTGTTCCATCTCTTACTGGCCTGATTTACCATGGAGATAAAGTGGCTCGGGCAGAGATAAGGAGAAAATTCAGGCCCAAAACTGTTGGCCCCGATTTCCCAATAATAATTACTTCATATGAGATGGCCATGTCAGATGCAAAATTTCTTGCTCGTTATAAGTGGAAATATGTTGTTGTGGATGAG GGACATCGGTTGAAAAATTCTAAATGTAAATTATTGAGAAAGTTAAAGCGCATACCAATGGCCAATAAACTTCTTTTGACTGGGACACCTCTTCAGAATAACCTGGCAGAATTGTGGTCGTTATTGAATTTCATTTTGCCTGATATATTCTCGTCCCATCAGGAATTTGAGTCATG GTTTGATTTTTCTGGGAAAGGAGATGAGGAACAGCAGGAAGAAGCTGATGAGAAGAAAAGAGTCCTTGTTGTTTCAAAGCTTCATGCCATTTTGCGCCCATTCCTTTTAAGACGGATGAAGGTGGATGTGGAACAGATGCTTCCACGGAAGAAAGAGATAATCATTTATGCTAACATGACTGCGCATCAGAAGCAAATCCAGACTCACTTGATTGAAAAGACATTTGACAACTACTTGTTTGAGAGCACAGACATAG TGTTGCGGAGACCTGGCATGAAGATGAAGCTAAATAACCTAATGATTCAGCTGAGGAAGAACTGTGCCCATCCTGATCTTTTCAATGCTGCATTTGACTCAACAA GCCTTTATCCACCTACCGATAAGCTTCTGGAACAATGTGGTAAATTTCAGCTGTTTGACAGGTTACTGGAGTCCCTACTCAAACGAAGGCACAAG GTTCTAATATTTTCACAGTGGACAAAAGTTTTGGACATAATAGAATATTATTTGTATATGAAAGGCCTGAATATTTGCAGAATTGATGGTAGTGTTAAATTAGAAGACAGGATGAGACAG ATAGCAGAGTTTAATGACTTGAACAGCAGTATGAATGTCTTTATTCTGAGCACTCGTGCCGGTGGGCTTGGCATCAATCTTGCTTCTGCTGATACATGTATCCTGTATGACAGTGACTGG AATCCTCAGATGGATTTGCAGGCCATGGATCGATGCCACCGGATTGGTCAAACGCGCCCAGTGCATGTTTATCGGTTGGCAACATCCAACTCTGTTGAG GGACGGATTATCAAGAGAGCTTTTGGAAAGCTGAAGCTAGAGCACGTTGTGATCGGGAAGGGACAGTTTGAACAAAATAGCGCGAAGCCTAACGTCTTAGAT GAGGAGGAGCTGCTTGCGCTGCTGAGGGACGAGCGGGACGAGGAAGACAGGATGATCCAGACCGACATCAGCGACGAGGACCTTTTGAAGGTGATGGACCGGAGCGACCTCACCgggccgcctgccgccgccgatgCCCCCCCTCTTATCCCCCTGAAAGGGCCTGGCTGGGAGGTCGTGATGGCCTCCAAGAGCGGTGGTGGCGTGCTCTCGGCGCTCACCAGCTGA
- the LOC123046014 gene encoding ATP-dependent DNA helicase DDM1 isoform X4: protein MFEAENEKASDFVDASTSLPVKLEASCVGVLVHPIVKAMKAEEQPLHSTNEETSDEFLDVNSSVPIDLEAKNDDASFITEVMTKEEQQLYEARLKVEEEEARKREQAARLALDPNACFSKLDELLTETQLYSEFLLEKMEQFTDNFVEVKDEEESVEDKKKGCGRKRKVNSKPQYNDKKAKTAVAAMLTRSREDRSAYDDALTEEERWEKEQANLVPLMTGGQLKSYQIKGVKWLISLWQNGLNGILADQMGLGKTIQTIGFLTHLKGNGMHGPYMIIAPLSTLSNWVNEISRFVPSLTGLIYHGDKVARAEIRRKFRPKTVGPDFPIIITSYEMAMSDAKFLARYKWKYVVVDEGHRLKNSKCKLLRKLKRIPMANKLLLTGTPLQNNLAELWSLLNFILPDIFSSHQEFESWFDFSGKGDEEQQEEADEKKRVLVVSKLHAILRPFLLRRMKVDVEQMLPRKKEIIIYANMTAHQKQIQTHLIEKTFDNYLFESTDIVLRRPGMKMKLNNLMIQLRKNCAHPDLFNAAFDSTSLYPPTDKLLEQCGKFQLFDRLLESLLKRRHKVLIFSQWTKVLDIIEYYLYMKGLNICRIDGSVKLEDRMRQIAEFNDLNSSMNVFILSTRAGGLGINLASADTCILYDSDWNPQMDLQAMDRCHRIGQTRPVHVYRLATSNSVEVWMDDLQTLARLYFVASLLTYSLSQGRIIKRAFGKLKLEHVVIGKGQFEQNSAKPNVLDEEELLALLRDERDEEDRMIQTDISDEDLLKVMDRSDLTGPPAAADAPPLIPLKGPGWEVVMASKSGGGVLSALTS from the exons ATGTTCGAAGCCGAGAATGAGAAAGCCAGTGATTTTGTTGATGCAAGTACGTCTCTGCCTGTTAAGCTTGAGGCCAGCTGCGTTGGGGTACTGGTACACCCCATTGTCAAGGCGATGAAGGCTGAAGAGCAGCCATTGCACTCCACCAATGAGGAGACATCCGATGAGTTCTTGGATGTAAATTCATCTGTACCTATTGACCTTGAGGCCAAGAACGATGATGCATCCTTCATTACAGAGGTGATGACGAAGGAGGAACAGCAGCTATATGAGGCTCGGCTTaaggtagaggaagaagaggctagAAAAAGAGAACAAGCGGCAAGACTTGCTTTAGATCCTAATGCATGTTTTAGCAAGTTGGATGAGCTGCTGACAGAGACACAGCTTTATTCAGAATTTCTACTTGAAAAAATGGAGCAATTTACAGAT AATTTTGTTGAAGTTAAAGATGAAGAGGAGTCTGTGGAAGACAAGAAGAAAGGATGTGGCAGAAAGAGGAAAGTAAATTCTAAGCCACAATACAATGAT AAGAAGGCTAAGACAGCAGTGGCTGCCATGCTCACAAGATCTCGTGAAGATCGTTCTGCTTATGATGACGCTCTCacagaagaagaaagatgggaaaAAGAGCAAGCCAACCTTGTACCATTAATGACTGGCGGGCAGTTGAAATCTTACCAGATAAAGGGTGTGAAGTGGCTAATATCACTGTGGCAGAATGGGCTGAATGGGATACTAGCTGATCAAATGGGCCTTGGGAAAACAATCCAGACAATTGGATTTCTTACCCATCTTAAAGGGAATGGTATGCATGGTCCATACATGATAATTGCTCCTCTTTCCACTCTCTCAAATTGGGTGAATGAAATCTCAAG GTTTGTTCCATCTCTTACTGGCCTGATTTACCATGGAGATAAAGTGGCTCGGGCAGAGATAAGGAGAAAATTCAGGCCCAAAACTGTTGGCCCCGATTTCCCAATAATAATTACTTCATATGAGATGGCCATGTCAGATGCAAAATTTCTTGCTCGTTATAAGTGGAAATATGTTGTTGTGGATGAG GGACATCGGTTGAAAAATTCTAAATGTAAATTATTGAGAAAGTTAAAGCGCATACCAATGGCCAATAAACTTCTTTTGACTGGGACACCTCTTCAGAATAACCTGGCAGAATTGTGGTCGTTATTGAATTTCATTTTGCCTGATATATTCTCGTCCCATCAGGAATTTGAGTCATG GTTTGATTTTTCTGGGAAAGGAGATGAGGAACAGCAGGAAGAAGCTGATGAGAAGAAAAGAGTCCTTGTTGTTTCAAAGCTTCATGCCATTTTGCGCCCATTCCTTTTAAGACGGATGAAGGTGGATGTGGAACAGATGCTTCCACGGAAGAAAGAGATAATCATTTATGCTAACATGACTGCGCATCAGAAGCAAATCCAGACTCACTTGATTGAAAAGACATTTGACAACTACTTGTTTGAGAGCACAGACATAG TGTTGCGGAGACCTGGCATGAAGATGAAGCTAAATAACCTAATGATTCAGCTGAGGAAGAACTGTGCCCATCCTGATCTTTTCAATGCTGCATTTGACTCAACAA GCCTTTATCCACCTACCGATAAGCTTCTGGAACAATGTGGTAAATTTCAGCTGTTTGACAGGTTACTGGAGTCCCTACTCAAACGAAGGCACAAG GTTCTAATATTTTCACAGTGGACAAAAGTTTTGGACATAATAGAATATTATTTGTATATGAAAGGCCTGAATATTTGCAGAATTGATGGTAGTGTTAAATTAGAAGACAGGATGAGACAG ATAGCAGAGTTTAATGACTTGAACAGCAGTATGAATGTCTTTATTCTGAGCACTCGTGCCGGTGGGCTTGGCATCAATCTTGCTTCTGCTGATACATGTATCCTGTATGACAGTGACTGG AATCCTCAGATGGATTTGCAGGCCATGGATCGATGCCACCGGATTGGTCAAACGCGCCCAGTGCATGTTTATCGGTTGGCAACATCCAACTCTGTTGAGGTATGGATGGATGACCTTCAGACTCTTGCTAGGCTGTATTTCGTGGCATCGCTGCTCACCTACTCATTGTCGCAGGGACGGATTATCAAGAGAGCTTTTGGAAAGCTGAAGCTAGAGCACGTTGTGATCGGGAAGGGACAGTTTGAACAAAATAGCGCGAAGCCTAACGTCTTAGAT GAGGAGGAGCTGCTTGCGCTGCTGAGGGACGAGCGGGACGAGGAAGACAGGATGATCCAGACCGACATCAGCGACGAGGACCTTTTGAAGGTGATGGACCGGAGCGACCTCACCgggccgcctgccgccgccgatgCCCCCCCTCTTATCCCCCTGAAAGGGCCTGGCTGGGAGGTCGTGATGGCCTCCAAGAGCGGTGGTGGCGTGCTCTCGGCGCTCACCAGCTGA